The following are encoded in a window of Arcobacter arenosus genomic DNA:
- a CDS encoding methyltransferase domain-containing protein, which yields MSNLNHKFYKTSYEKFGVTARGVHWNSMKNQYIRFEVLTKFFQKDLENSSILDLGCGFADYLYFLQNKELIPKEYLGIDCEDFMINESKKRFPNHKFKILNFLQEEIPHKDYIICSGALNILKEKEFFYSIEKCFNSSTKGFAFNFLKKDSFNKIKEESIINFCNSLSNKVTISNPYLPNDTSIFIEK from the coding sequence ATGTCTAATTTAAACCATAAGTTTTATAAAACTTCTTATGAAAAATTTGGAGTTACAGCTAGGGGAGTTCACTGGAACTCAATGAAAAATCAGTATATTAGATTTGAAGTTTTGACAAAGTTTTTTCAAAAAGATTTAGAAAACTCTTCAATTTTGGATTTGGGTTGTGGTTTTGCTGATTATTTATATTTCTTACAAAATAAAGAGCTTATACCTAAAGAATATTTAGGTATTGATTGTGAAGATTTTATGATAAATGAATCGAAAAAAAGATTTCCTAATCATAAATTTAAGATTTTAAATTTTTTACAAGAAGAGATACCCCACAAAGATTATATTATTTGTAGTGGAGCTTTAAATATATTAAAAGAGAAAGAGTTTTTTTATTCAATAGAAAAATGTTTTAATTCTTCAACTAAAGGTTTTGCCTTTAATTTTCTAAAAAAAGACTCCTTTAATAAAATAAAAGAAGAATCAATTATCAATTTTTGTAATAGTTTAAGTAACAAAGTAACTATTTCAAATCCATATTTACCCAATGACACAAGTATATTTATTGAAAAATAG
- a CDS encoding AEC family transporter has product MKGRFIEALISVSTIYLFIIIGFTFKKVFKEQVNDRTLVLLSLYFLSPILLFWGLTRAPITMEFLTAPLIYYIAIFICLFFVYLYSLKAFKKQYQDKSIFLATSLVGNTGNLGIPLGIALFGIQSVPYTSIINIANVFYIYIFSVYFFAGDKFNFKDSIKEILKIPAIHASILALVYNYNGFTMNDDFEKLFTMGAYAAIVIQLVIFGIFIAQVKVRTANWKLAFNISLFKHIILPLVGLFVILQFEIDPMIAAVIFLELTVPLAVNNINLASLYNCKPIDTTFSVLVGSGIFVLLMYFYIMIIQHFFGL; this is encoded by the coding sequence ATTAAAGGACGTTTTATCGAAGCACTTATTTCAGTTTCAACTATATATCTATTTATTATTATTGGATTTACATTTAAAAAAGTATTTAAAGAGCAAGTAAACGATAGAACACTTGTACTTTTAAGTCTATATTTTTTATCACCAATTCTTTTATTTTGGGGATTAACAAGAGCTCCTATTACAATGGAGTTTTTAACTGCACCCTTAATATATTATATTGCAATTTTTATATGCTTATTTTTTGTATATCTTTATTCACTAAAAGCTTTTAAAAAACAATATCAAGATAAATCAATATTTTTAGCAACTTCTTTAGTGGGTAATACTGGAAACCTTGGGATTCCCCTTGGTATTGCTTTATTTGGTATTCAAAGTGTTCCTTATACCTCAATTATAAATATCGCAAATGTATTTTATATCTATATTTTTTCTGTTTATTTCTTTGCAGGGGATAAATTTAACTTTAAAGATTCAATTAAAGAGATATTAAAAATCCCAGCAATTCATGCTTCAATCTTGGCTTTAGTTTATAACTACAATGGCTTTACTATGAATGATGATTTTGAAAAACTTTTTACCATGGGAGCTTATGCTGCAATTGTAATTCAACTTGTAATTTTTGGTATTTTTATTGCTCAAGTTAAAGTACGAACTGCCAATTGGAAATTAGCATTTAATATCTCTTTATTTAAACACATTATTTTACCTTTAGTTGGACTTTTTGTAATTTTACAATTTGAAATTGACCCTATGATTGCTGCAGTTATCTTTTTAGAATTGACAGTCCCCCTTGCAGTTAATAATATAAATTTAGCTTCTTTATACAATTGTAAACCCATTGATACAACTTTTTCTGTGTTAGTTGGTTCTGGGATATTTGTTTTACTGATGTATTTTTATATTATGATTATTCAACATTTTTTTGGTTTATAA
- a CDS encoding AraC family transcriptional regulator, translated as MQKKTTQEKHTQIANYTMNYIYNYIDTDINIDKLANKFEISRVYFQNIFKNQIGKNIYEAIKDIRLYKASNLLLTNKSSTIKQIANMCGYSSQTSFIRAFRLRFNQTPKEWRNGGHKNYSNNILKDIDINFDEIKNLDKSEPKIVKLNPMKIYYLRNKGYSKESLKKTWQKIQAWIYTNNITNYKELAFYHDNPVITPANDCVYVAAVFVEDKIDLSNTNLPHFKISGGLYASFEISGVHGDILRLLQWVYQDWLPKSGFETTTNPAHTVLRQNHYTHSSGRFEATLYLPIQYV; from the coding sequence ATGCAAAAAAAGACAACTCAAGAAAAACATACACAAATAGCAAACTATACAATGAACTATATATACAATTATATAGATACAGATATAAATATCGATAAACTTGCAAATAAATTTGAAATTAGTCGTGTTTACTTTCAAAATATATTTAAAAATCAAATAGGAAAAAATATTTACGAAGCGATTAAAGATATAAGATTGTATAAAGCTTCTAATTTACTACTTACTAATAAGTCATCTACAATTAAGCAAATTGCTAATATGTGTGGTTACTCTTCACAAACTTCGTTTATAAGAGCATTTAGACTAAGGTTTAATCAAACTCCTAAAGAGTGGAGAAATGGTGGTCATAAGAACTATTCTAATAATATTTTAAAAGATATTGATATCAATTTTGATGAAATTAAAAATCTTGACAAAAGTGAACCAAAAATCGTAAAACTTAATCCTATGAAAATTTATTATCTAAGAAACAAAGGGTACAGTAAAGAGTCATTAAAAAAAACATGGCAAAAAATTCAAGCTTGGATTTACACCAATAATATAACAAACTATAAGGAATTAGCTTTTTACCACGATAATCCTGTAATCACACCAGCAAATGATTGTGTATATGTTGCGGCAGTTTTTGTTGAAGATAAAATAGATTTATCTAATACAAACCTGCCCCATTTTAAAATTTCTGGAGGATTATATGCTTCCTTTGAGATTAGTGGAGTTCATGGGGATATTTTAAGATTATTACAATGGGTGTATCAAGATTGGCTTCCAAAAAGTGGATTTGAGACTACGACAAACCCCGCACATACTGTACTAAGACAAAACCATTATACTCATTCAAGTGGAAGGTTTGAAGCAACTTTATATCTTCCAATACAATATGTTTAA
- a CDS encoding acetyl-CoA carboxylase biotin carboxylase subunit, translating to MAEIKKILIANRGEIVQRAIRTIREMGKKSVAVYSAGDKNAAYLKHADEAICIGDVKSIDSYLNIPAIITAAEITGCDAIFPGYGFLSENQDFVEICKLHGIKFIGPSTEVMEKMADKSKAKDEMIKAGVPVVPGSDGAVHSVEEGKRVALEIGYPIMAKAAAGGGGRGMRLIESEDKFENLFTAASSEALAAFGDGTMYLERFINNPRHIEVQVIGDSHGNAIHVGERDCSLQRRHQKVIEESPAILLNDDTRKHLHEVAVKATKYLKYEGAGTFEFLADDKQNIYFMEMNTRLQVEHPVSEMVSGLDIVEWMIRVAEGEELPSQESIKFRGHAIEVRITAEDPNNFLPCPGKVKQWFVPGGRNVRVDSHVYAGYVVPPYYDSMIGKLIVWGRDREKAINIMKRALNEFEVEGIKTTIPFHQKMMENKDFISNNYDTKYLENYKGLEDL from the coding sequence ATGGCTGAAATAAAAAAAATATTAATCGCTAATAGAGGTGAAATAGTTCAAAGAGCTATTAGAACTATTAGAGAAATGGGCAAAAAATCTGTTGCTGTTTATTCTGCAGGAGATAAAAATGCAGCTTATTTAAAACATGCAGATGAAGCTATTTGTATCGGGGATGTTAAATCTATCGATTCATATTTAAATATTCCAGCAATTATTACTGCTGCTGAAATTACAGGATGTGATGCAATTTTCCCAGGATATGGATTTTTATCTGAAAATCAAGATTTTGTAGAAATTTGTAAATTACATGGAATTAAATTTATTGGTCCATCAACAGAAGTTATGGAAAAAATGGCTGATAAATCAAAAGCTAAAGATGAAATGATTAAAGCTGGTGTTCCAGTTGTTCCTGGTTCTGATGGAGCTGTACACTCTGTTGAAGAGGGGAAAAGAGTTGCCTTAGAGATTGGATATCCAATTATGGCTAAAGCTGCTGCAGGTGGTGGTGGTAGAGGTATGAGACTTATTGAGTCTGAGGATAAATTTGAAAACCTATTTACTGCTGCATCTTCTGAAGCATTAGCTGCTTTTGGTGATGGGACTATGTACTTAGAAAGATTTATTAATAACCCAAGACATATAGAAGTTCAAGTTATTGGTGACTCACATGGTAATGCAATTCATGTTGGGGAAAGAGATTGTTCTTTACAAAGAAGACACCAAAAAGTTATTGAAGAATCACCAGCAATTTTATTAAATGATGATACAAGAAAACATTTACATGAAGTTGCTGTTAAAGCAACTAAATATTTAAAATATGAAGGTGCTGGTACATTTGAATTCTTAGCAGATGATAAACAAAATATCTATTTCATGGAAATGAATACAAGACTTCAAGTTGAACATCCAGTTTCTGAAATGGTTTCAGGTCTTGATATTGTTGAGTGGATGATTAGAGTTGCTGAGGGTGAAGAATTACCTTCTCAAGAATCTATTAAATTTAGAGGTCATGCAATTGAAGTTAGAATCACAGCAGAAGACCCAAATAACTTCTTACCTTGTCCTGGAAAAGTTAAACAATGGTTTGTTCCAGGTGGAAGAAATGTAAGAGTTGATTCTCATGTTTATGCTGGATATGTAGTTCCTCCATACTATGACTCAATGATTGGAAAACTAATTGTTTGGGGAAGAGATAGAGAAAAAGCTATCAATATTATGAAAAGAGCATTAAATGAATTTGAAGTTGAGGGGATTAAAACAACAATTCCATTCCATCAAAAAATGATGGAAAATAAAGACTTTATTTCAAATAACTACGATACAAAATATTTAGAAAACTACAAAGGTTTAGAAGACCTATAA
- a CDS encoding DEAD/DEAH box helicase translates to MTFNEFNFKEKLQASIAEAGFKEPSPIQRDAIPVVLEGKDIVGQAHTGTGKTAAFGLPLLNMMEANGSVEAVVIVPTRELAMQVSDELFRFGKNLKINTATVYGGQSYSRQLKHIENAGIIIATPGRFLDLLKGEKINIKPSFVVLDEADEMLDMGFLDDIKEIFTYLPEQRQTLLFSATMPTAIKNLAKSILKEPEFITITQSEVTNSKITQSFYVVDEHERDDALIRLYDFKNPEKSIIFCRTKKEVDRLSTFLVSQGFSAKGLHGDMEQRQREEAIKAFKKSKLEILIATDVAARGLDVNDVTHVFNYHLPFDSESYVHRIGRTGRAGKEGMAVSIVTPHEFRMLQKIQKDTGGKLEAKVIPTINSVKEKKTDSLKNKIIEQKVYDSGIELVESLKEAYDLSTIAHKLASILTNDTYVKGGNYIGKSENDIQRLFDRLQNDRGGDRNSRGRGRGGYNRGGRNRSDRNDRGGRSRNRNSSDRNSSERRGRRA, encoded by the coding sequence ATGACTTTTAACGAGTTTAATTTTAAAGAAAAACTACAAGCTTCAATTGCAGAAGCTGGGTTTAAAGAACCAAGTCCAATTCAAAGAGATGCAATCCCTGTAGTTTTAGAGGGGAAAGATATTGTTGGACAAGCACATACAGGTACAGGTAAAACTGCTGCATTTGGACTTCCATTATTAAATATGATGGAAGCAAATGGTAGTGTTGAAGCTGTTGTTATTGTTCCAACTAGAGAGCTTGCAATGCAAGTTTCAGATGAGTTATTTAGATTTGGTAAAAATCTAAAAATTAATACAGCAACTGTTTATGGTGGACAATCATACTCAAGACAATTAAAACATATTGAAAATGCAGGTATTATTATTGCCACTCCAGGAAGATTTTTAGATCTTTTAAAAGGTGAAAAAATCAATATTAAACCATCTTTTGTTGTTTTAGATGAAGCAGATGAGATGTTAGATATGGGATTTCTTGATGATATAAAAGAGATTTTTACATATCTTCCTGAGCAAAGACAAACATTATTGTTTTCGGCAACTATGCCAACAGCTATTAAAAACTTAGCTAAATCTATTTTAAAAGAGCCGGAATTTATTACAATCACACAAAGTGAAGTTACAAATTCAAAAATCACTCAATCATTTTATGTAGTTGACGAACATGAGAGAGATGATGCATTAATTAGATTATATGATTTTAAAAATCCAGAAAAATCTATTATTTTTTGTAGAACAAAAAAAGAGGTTGATAGACTTTCTACTTTTTTAGTATCTCAAGGTTTCTCTGCAAAGGGACTTCATGGAGATATGGAACAAAGACAAAGAGAAGAGGCTATTAAGGCATTTAAAAAAAGTAAATTAGAGATTTTAATTGCTACAGATGTTGCAGCTAGAGGACTAGATGTTAATGATGTAACTCACGTATTTAATTACCATTTACCATTTGATTCTGAATCTTATGTTCATAGAATCGGAAGAACAGGACGTGCTGGTAAAGAAGGTATGGCAGTTTCAATTGTTACTCCACATGAATTTAGAATGTTACAAAAAATTCAAAAAGATACAGGTGGAAAACTTGAAGCAAAAGTTATTCCAACAATCAATTCTGTAAAAGAGAAAAAAACTGATTCTTTAAAAAATAAAATTATTGAACAAAAAGTTTATGATTCGGGAATTGAATTAGTAGAATCTTTAAAAGAAGCCTATGACTTATCAACAATTGCTCATAAATTAGCTTCTATTTTAACAAATGACACATATGTTAAAGGTGGAAACTACATCGGGAAATCAGAAAATGATATCCAAAGACTTTTTGATAGACTTCAAAATGATAGAGGTGGAGATAGAAACTCTAGAGGTAGAGGTCGAGGTGGATACAACAGAGGTGGTAGAAACAGAAGCGATAGAAACGACAGAGGTGGAAGATCTAGAAATAGAAATTCATCTGATAGAAATTCATCAGAAAGAAGAGGTAGAAGAGCTTAG
- a CDS encoding (Fe-S)-binding protein, whose protein sequence is MKVGLFIPCFMNELYPNCGIATLNILKKLDIEVEYPMEQTCCGQAMSNSGCSKDMKVLAQQFVDIFKKYDYIVAPTGSCVVTVKDHYKPFFEEDDKEYNKVKTSIYEISEFLHDVIKVEKLDAKFPHKVGLHNSCHGHRMLDLGTPTELNIPYNNKLRNLLEMVEGIELVELNREDECCGFGGTFSVTEPDISVAMGKDRIKDHIDSDAQIITGADMSCLMHMEGIINREKLPVKVMHITEILVGE, encoded by the coding sequence ATGAAAGTAGGTTTGTTTATTCCCTGTTTTATGAACGAACTTTACCCTAATTGTGGTATTGCAACATTAAACATTTTAAAAAAATTAGATATTGAAGTTGAATATCCAATGGAGCAAACATGTTGTGGTCAAGCAATGTCAAATTCGGGATGTTCAAAGGATATGAAAGTATTAGCACAACAGTTTGTAGATATTTTTAAAAAATATGATTATATTGTAGCTCCAACGGGATCTTGTGTAGTAACAGTAAAAGATCATTATAAACCATTTTTTGAAGAAGATGATAAAGAGTACAATAAGGTAAAAACATCAATATATGAGATTAGTGAGTTTTTACATGATGTTATAAAAGTTGAAAAATTAGATGCTAAATTTCCACACAAAGTTGGTCTTCACAATTCATGTCATGGACATAGAATGTTAGATTTAGGGACACCAACTGAATTAAATATCCCATATAACAATAAACTAAGAAACTTACTTGAGATGGTTGAAGGTATAGAACTTGTTGAATTAAATAGAGAAGATGAGTGTTGTGGTTTTGGGGGAACTTTTTCCGTAACAGAACCTGATATCTCTGTGGCTATGGGAAAAGATAGAATTAAAGATCATATTGATTCAGATGCACAAATTATAACAGGTGCAGATATGTCTTGTTTAATGCATATGGAAGGTATCATTAATAGAGAAAAATTACCAGTAAAAGTTATGCATATAACTGAAATTTTAGTAGGGGAGTAG
- a CDS encoding deoxycytidylate deaminase, with amino-acid sequence MISDLNFINIAHEIASASKCVSKQVGAVIVKDGRILSTGYNGTPAGYINCSEHWNEEYTKEHHDWSKTYEIHAEMNAIIWAARKGISIEDGTIYVTLEPCSECSKNLIAAGIKRIVYDRAYEHTNSEVVSKFIKDNGVTIEKLNRDV; translated from the coding sequence ATGATTAGTGACCTAAACTTTATCAACATAGCCCATGAAATTGCAAGTGCTTCAAAATGTGTATCAAAACAAGTTGGTGCAGTTATAGTAAAAGATGGAAGAATTTTATCAACAGGATATAATGGAACCCCAGCTGGATATATAAATTGTAGTGAACATTGGAATGAAGAATATACAAAAGAACATCATGATTGGTCAAAAACTTATGAGATTCATGCAGAAATGAATGCTATTATTTGGGCAGCTAGAAAAGGTATAAGTATAGAAGATGGTACTATTTATGTAACTTTGGAACCATGTAGTGAGTGTTCAAAAAATTTAATTGCTGCTGGAATAAAAAGAATTGTTTATGATAGAGCTTATGAACATACAAATTCCGAAGTTGTATCTAAATTTATTAAAGATAACGGCGTTACTATAGAAAAACTAAATAGAGATGTCTAA
- the asnB gene encoding asparagine synthase (glutamine-hydrolyzing) — MCGILGTNFLNSNFDKALENLNNRGPDFNKKVQLDNKLFGHTRLSIIDLDNEANQPMVFDDILIVFNGEIYNYKELIKKEKLEVKTASDTEVLIRLYQKYQEKFLNKINGMFSFCIYDIKEDKYFCARDRYGKKPFFYHFDGKNFIFSSSIKSIIQILGTTPKLNKVALSQYLQYFVPLGENSFYQGINALESSTYMILKDNTLSQKKYYKINTYKRIKTEDEALSSIEELLFKCVESRLVSDVEVGSLLSGGIDSSLISALYSKITNRKINTFSIGYDEYKNYCELDFAKITAEHINSNHHPVSISKNDFIEYFEDTLLALEQPHGDSAAIPLNILTNKIHNMGIKTVLSGEGSDELFLGYDNYAKFLKYYDFEKTLSEDQNGFLNSIISALQNNTKESEYLRRIVKKQTLYNSFGEIFSDSQKKRLFNKVPTFKAENPKKDPVDWMSYIDLKIWLGEALLSKVDRISMRNSLEVRTPFLDYRLVDLVFSIDSKIKVGDTNKYLLKKIASKYIPEQIINRTKKGFNSPFNEWIHEEYKDSILDTILFVNKETSLFNEEYIKQIYNLSKNRKFKQHLWSLFIFSIWYKKNYIF; from the coding sequence ATGTGTGGAATTTTAGGTACAAATTTTCTTAATTCAAATTTCGATAAGGCCTTAGAGAATTTAAATAACAGAGGTCCTGATTTTAATAAAAAAGTTCAACTAGATAATAAACTTTTTGGGCATACAAGATTATCAATAATTGATTTAGATAATGAAGCAAATCAACCTATGGTTTTTGATGATATTTTAATTGTTTTTAATGGGGAAATATATAACTATAAAGAGCTGATAAAAAAGGAAAAGCTAGAAGTTAAAACTGCTTCAGATACTGAGGTTTTAATTAGACTTTATCAAAAATATCAAGAAAAATTTTTAAATAAAATAAACGGAATGTTTAGCTTTTGTATTTATGATATAAAAGAGGATAAATATTTTTGTGCTAGAGATAGATATGGTAAAAAACCTTTTTTCTATCATTTTGATGGAAAAAATTTTATTTTTTCAAGTTCTATTAAATCGATTATTCAAATACTTGGGACAACTCCAAAGTTAAATAAAGTTGCTCTATCTCAATATTTACAGTATTTTGTCCCTTTAGGTGAAAATAGTTTTTATCAAGGAATTAATGCCCTAGAAAGTTCAACATATATGATTTTAAAAGATAATACCCTTTCACAGAAAAAGTATTATAAAATAAATACATATAAAAGAATTAAAACAGAAGATGAGGCTTTATCTTCAATTGAAGAACTTCTATTTAAATGCGTTGAATCTAGACTAGTCTCTGATGTGGAAGTTGGAAGTTTATTAAGTGGGGGTATTGATAGTTCGTTAATCTCAGCACTCTATTCAAAAATAACAAATAGAAAAATCAATACTTTTTCAATTGGGTATGATGAATATAAAAACTATTGTGAACTTGATTTTGCAAAAATTACAGCAGAACACATTAATTCTAATCATCATCCTGTAAGTATTTCAAAAAATGATTTTATAGAATATTTTGAAGATACTTTATTAGCCTTAGAACAACCCCATGGGGATAGTGCGGCAATTCCTTTGAATATTTTAACAAATAAAATTCACAATATGGGAATAAAAACAGTTTTAAGTGGTGAGGGTTCTGATGAACTGTTTTTAGGATATGACAATTATGCAAAATTTTTAAAATATTATGATTTTGAAAAAACTTTAAGTGAAGATCAAAATGGATTTTTAAACTCTATAATTAGTGCTTTACAAAATAACACTAAAGAGAGTGAATATTTAAGAAGAATCGTTAAGAAACAGACTTTATACAATTCATTTGGAGAAATTTTTTCAGATTCACAGAAAAAAAGATTGTTTAACAAAGTTCCAACTTTTAAAGCAGAAAATCCTAAAAAAGACCCTGTTGACTGGATGAGTTATATAGATCTTAAAATTTGGCTAGGAGAGGCTTTATTAAGTAAAGTTGATAGAATCTCTATGAGAAACTCTTTAGAGGTTAGAACGCCGTTTTTAGACTACAGATTAGTTGATTTAGTTTTTTCTATTGATTCAAAAATAAAAGTTGGGGATACAAACAAATATCTTCTTAAAAAAATTGCATCTAAATATATCCCTGAACAAATTATTAATAGAACTAAAAAAGGTTTTAATTCTCCATTTAATGAATGGATTCATGAAGAATATAAAGATTCAATTTTAGATACTATTTTATTTGTTAATAAAGAAACTTCATTATTCAATGAAGAATATATAAAACAAATCTACAATTTATCTAAAAATAGAAAATTTAAACAACATTTATGGAGTTTATTTATTTTCTCAATTTGGTATAAAAAGAATTATATTTTTTAA
- a CDS encoding inorganic phosphate transporter, protein MESFDRAREKTLPGFAKLSLALLFMVVVFLWSYNSHGGIQNHMFLVIGAVFGAYMAMNIGANDVANNVGPAVGSKAITLMWAIVIAAIFEAAGAFIAGGDVVKTIKKGIIDPAMISNPDIFIWAMTAALLSAALWLNFATSIGAPVSTTHSIVGGVMGAGIAAAGFAIVSWGTMGKIAASWIISPVLGGIIAASFLYYIKRNIMYKKDLIEAANKFVPILVAVMTWAFSTYIILKGIKKLIKLDFFTAAGIGIVIAVICYVLVKPAIAKASKKISNDREGVNTLFTIPLIFAAALLSFAHGANDVANAIGPLAAISDAVMSAGINTKVGIPFWVMAVGAVGISIGLALYGPKLIKTVGSEITELDQVRAFSIAMAAAITVIIASQLGLPVSSTHIAVGGVFGVGFLREFLDSSESKFIADTRKKFKKDKKILENYELELVKLENLEKKSKADYVRIAELYRLIDEKIDQVREEKREFKLAKRVKYVKRDAVKKIIAAWIITVPAAALLSAAIFFMIKGIMA, encoded by the coding sequence ATGGAAAGTTTTGACAGGGCTAGGGAAAAAACCTTACCAGGTTTTGCAAAATTATCACTGGCACTTTTATTTATGGTAGTGGTATTTTTATGGTCTTACAATTCTCATGGTGGAATTCAAAATCACATGTTTTTAGTTATAGGTGCAGTTTTTGGTGCATATATGGCTATGAATATCGGTGCAAATGATGTCGCAAATAATGTTGGGCCAGCAGTTGGTTCTAAAGCAATTACATTAATGTGGGCTATTGTTATAGCTGCAATATTTGAAGCTGCTGGAGCTTTTATTGCTGGTGGTGATGTTGTTAAGACAATTAAAAAGGGTATTATCGACCCTGCTATGATTTCAAATCCTGATATCTTTATTTGGGCAATGACAGCGGCACTGTTATCTGCTGCTTTATGGTTAAACTTTGCAACTTCTATTGGAGCTCCTGTTTCAACTACTCACTCAATTGTTGGTGGAGTAATGGGTGCAGGAATTGCAGCGGCTGGATTCGCGATTGTTTCATGGGGAACAATGGGTAAAATTGCTGCTTCATGGATAATCTCTCCTGTATTAGGTGGTATTATTGCCGCTTCATTTTTATACTATATTAAGCGTAATATAATGTATAAAAAAGATTTAATAGAAGCCGCAAATAAATTTGTACCCATTTTAGTTGCTGTTATGACATGGGCTTTTTCTACATATATCATTTTAAAAGGTATTAAAAAACTTATTAAACTTGATTTCTTTACAGCAGCTGGAATCGGTATTGTTATTGCTGTAATTTGTTATGTTTTAGTTAAACCAGCTATTGCAAAAGCTTCAAAAAAGATTTCAAATGATAGAGAGGGTGTAAATACTTTATTTACTATTCCTTTAATTTTTGCAGCTGCACTTTTATCTTTTGCCCATGGTGCAAATGATGTTGCAAATGCTATCGGACCATTAGCAGCAATTAGTGATGCTGTTATGAGTGCAGGAATTAATACTAAAGTTGGTATTCCTTTTTGGGTAATGGCAGTTGGTGCTGTAGGTATCTCTATAGGACTTGCTTTATATGGACCTAAATTAATTAAAACTGTTGGATCAGAAATTACAGAACTAGACCAAGTAAGAGCCTTTTCAATCGCAATGGCTGCTGCTATTACTGTTATTATAGCTTCACAATTAGGATTACCTGTATCTTCTACACACATTGCAGTTGGTGGTGTTTTTGGTGTTGGTTTTTTGAGGGAATTTCTTGACTCATCAGAATCAAAATTTATTGCAGATACTAGAAAGAAATTTAAAAAAGATAAAAAGATTCTAGAAAACTATGAACTAGAATTAGTAAAACTTGAAAATTTAGAGAAAAAAAGTAAAGCAGACTATGTAAGAATTGCAGAACTATATAGACTTATTGATGAAAAAATTGATCAAGTAAGAGAAGAAAAAAGAGAGTTCAAACTTGCAAAAAGAGTAAAATATGTAAAAAGAGATGCAGTTAAAAAAATTATAGCTGCATGGATTATTACTGTTCCTGCTGCTGCATTATTATCTGCTGCAATTTTCTTTATGATTAAAGGTATTATGGCTTAA
- the accB gene encoding acetyl-CoA carboxylase biotin carboxyl carrier protein, translating into MDFKEVKELIRIFDKSELSKLKLKEGEFELAMQKGFEGGTVVTQAPTAVAAPAPVAVPAPASTANNTVTCSTEDPSVCGDTINAPMVGTYYSSPSPEAPAFVKEGDTVKKGQTLCILEAMKIMNEVEAEFDCKILKVLVENSAPVEYDMPLFLVEKI; encoded by the coding sequence ATGGATTTTAAAGAAGTAAAAGAATTAATAAGAATTTTTGATAAAAGTGAATTAAGTAAATTAAAATTAAAAGAGGGTGAATTTGAATTAGCTATGCAAAAAGGTTTTGAAGGTGGTACTGTTGTAACTCAAGCACCAACTGCTGTAGCTGCACCTGCACCAGTTGCAGTTCCTGCACCAGCTTCTACTGCAAATAATACAGTAACTTGCTCTACTGAAGATCCAAGTGTATGTGGTGATACAATCAATGCACCTATGGTTGGAACTTATTATTCTTCACCATCTCCAGAAGCACCTGCATTTGTTAAAGAGGGAGATACAGTTAAAAAAGGTCAAACTTTATGTATCCTTGAAGCTATGAAAATTATGAATGAAGTTGAAGCTGAATTTGATTGTAAAATCTTAAAAGTATTAGTTGAGAATTCTGCACCAGTTGAATATGATATGCCACTTTTCTTAGTAGAAAAAATATAA